From Strigops habroptila isolate Jane chromosome 1, bStrHab1.2.pri, whole genome shotgun sequence, a single genomic window includes:
- the ARC gene encoding activity-regulated cytoskeleton-associated protein, which yields MQLDNVTNAGIHSFQGHRGVANKPNVILQIGKCRAEMLEHVRRTHRHLLTEVSKQVERELKGLQKSVGKLESNLEDHVPTDNQRWKKSIKACLARCQETIAHLERWVKREMNVWKEVFFRLEKWADRLESMGGKYCPGEHGKQTVSVGVGGPEIRPSEGEIYDYALDMSQMYALTPPPGEVPSIPQAHDSYQWVSVSEDAPTSPVETQVFEDPREFLSHLEEYLKQVGGTEEYWLSQIQNHMNGPAKKWWEYKQDSVKNWVEFKKEFLQYSEGTLTRDAIKRELDLPQKEGEPLDQFLWRKRDLYQTLYVDADEEEIIQYVVGTLQPKLKRFLSYPLPKTLEQLIQRGKEVQGSMDHSEEPSPQRTPEIQAGDSVETVPPSTTASPVPSNGTQPEPPSPPATVI from the coding sequence ATGCAGCTGGATAATGTCACCAACGCTGGCATCCACTCCTTCCAGGGGCACCGTGGAGTTGCCAACAAGCCCAATGTGATCCTGCAGATAGGGAAGTGCAGGGCAGAAATGCTGGAGCATGTCAGGAGGACCCACCGGCACCTCCTGactgaggtctccaagcaggTGGAGCGCGAGCTGAAAGGCTTGCAGAAGTCAGTGGGGAAGTTAGAGAGTAACTTAGAGGACCACGTCCCAACTGATAACCAAAGGTGGAAGAAGTCCATCAAGGCCTGCCTGGCCAGATGTCAGGAAACCATTGCTCATCTGGAGAGGTGGGTCAAGAGAGAGATGAATGTTTGGAAGGAGGTCTTTTTCCGTCTGGAGAAGTGGGCGGACCGTCTGGAGTCCATGGGAGGCAAATATTGCCCTGGGGAGCATGGCAAGCAGACTGTGTCCGTTGGGGTGGGAGGCCCAGAGATAAGGCCGAGTGAGGGTGAGATTTATGACTATGCCCTTGATATGAGCCAAATGTATGCCCTGACCCCTCCACCCGGGGAGGTGCCCAGCATCCCCCAGGCCCATGATTCCTACCAGTGGGTCTCTGTGTCGGAGGATGCTCCAACCTCCCCAGTGGAGACTCAGGTCTTTGAGGATCCCCGGGAGTTCTTGAGCCACTTGGAGGAATATTTAAAGCAGGTGGGTGGAACAGAGGAGTATTGGCTGTCTCAGATCCAAAACCACATGAACGGCCCAGCTAAAAAGTGGTGGGAATACAAGCAGGACTCCGTCAAGAACTGGGTCGAGTTCAAGAAGGAGTTCCTGCAGTACAGCGAGGGGACTCTGACTAGGGATGCTATCAAAAGGGAGCTGGATTTGCCACAGAAAGAGGGGGAACCCCTGGATCAGTTCCTTTGGCGCAAGAGAGACTTGTACCAGACCCTCTATGTAGATGCAGATGAGGAGGAAATTATCCAGTATGTGGTAGGCACCCTCCAGCCCAAACTAAAGCGCTTCTTGAGTTACCCCTTGCCcaagaccttagagcagctgatccagagagggaaggaagtCCAAGGCAGCATGGACCACTCTGAGGAGCCCAGCCCACAGAGGACCCCTGAGATTCAAGCAGGAGATTCTGTGGAGACAGTGCCTCCCTCAACCACTGCCAGTCCCGTGCCGAGCAATGGGACTCAACCTGAGCCCCCTAGCCCACCAGCTACTGTCATATGA